A single window of Penaeus chinensis breed Huanghai No. 1 chromosome 9, ASM1920278v2, whole genome shotgun sequence DNA harbors:
- the LOC125028555 gene encoding uncharacterized protein LOC125028555: protein MYSDGVLTITVPKLENEDNQRTTIIPIKIEETNSQTKASKTTASQNTNKQEIRCEHCSRDAISKKETNKAVSETCVKKESESCESETRSSALDSFAGHNVFPIVRRGLFFDDSFFQESWKDFQKAVKEVLNKWGEQSSIGDDLTRYRSLRSRDLREENQAVTSSEDERQHKFVLDVKDFSDGGEISVKAVNDRELVVEGRKEKQGDGSRCSQRFLRRFVVPGDIQLDAVTSVVSSDGVLTISAPKKQPKLQVREVSVPISIEGKKTDPAVTVMQSGNLKSNEASTGAVAKENKPQNATPVPSAISAPSKVPSTASSTRGHEETSSSNQKGDSQQHTTVIPVKVQGTEEIPEKQTCSPSKTSTGGRDEDASTRSTSFAARGKGSDAEEGNQEDKDLYKLKGSGAKFPIKINGSVINNNSI, encoded by the exons ATGTACTCCGACGGTGTTCTCACCATCACAGTGCCCAAACTG GAGAATGAAGACAATCAAAGGActaccatcatccccatcaagaTCGAAGAGACGAATTCACAGACAAAGGCTTCCAAAACAACAGCttcacaaaacacaaataaacaggaAATCAGATGCGAACACTGCAGCCGGGACGCCATCTCCAAGAAGGAGACCAACAAAGCAGTCAGTGAAACGTGTgtcaagaaagagagcgagtccTGTGAATCCGAGACAAGATCCTCGGCACTAGATTCCTTCGCTGGACATAACGTCTTCCCGATCGTGCGCAGAGGACTCTTCTTCGACGATTCCTTCTTCCAGGAAAGCTGGAAGGATTTCCAGAAGGCGGTGAAGGAAGTGCTGAACAAGTGGGGGGAACAGTCCTCCATTGGCGACGACCTAACGCGCTACAGAAGTCTCCGAAGCCGTGATTTGAGAGAAGAAAACCAGGCTGTCACTTCCTCGGAGGATGAACGTCAACACAAG TTCGTTCTTGACGTGAAAGATTTCAGTGACGGCGGAGAGATCAGCGTGAAGGCAGTGAACGACAGAGAGTTGGTGGTCGAAGGCCGCAAAGAGAAGCAGGGAGACGGATCAAGGTGTTCTCAGCGGTTCCTTCGGCGCTTCGTCGTTCCTGGAGACATCCAACTGGATGCCGTCACCTCAGTCGTATCTTCTGACGGCGTGCTCACTATCTCGGCACCTAAGAAG CAGCCGAAGCTCCAGGTGAGGGAGGTTTCCGTGCCCATAAGCATTGAAGGAAAGAAAACTGATCCTGCCGTCACCGTCATGCAGAGTGGAAATCTCAAATCGAATGAGGCTTCAACAGGCGCTGTCGCAAAGGAAAATAAACCGCAAAATGCCACTCCCGTACCTAGCGCTATCTCCGCTCCGTCCAAGGTTCCCTCGACAGCCAGTTCGACTCGCGGACACGAGGAAACTTCATCCTCAAACCAG AAAGGAGATTCGCAGCAGCACACCACCGTAATTCCCGTTAAAGTCCAGGGAACAGAAGAGATTCCAGAGAAGCAGACCTGTTCCCCTTCCAAGACTTCGACAGGAGGTCGAGACGAAGACGCCTCCACCAGATCCACCTCCTTCGccgcgagaggaaaaggaagcgaCGCTGAAGAAGGCAACCAGGAAGATAAGGACCTCTATAAACTGAAGGGAAGCGGAGCCAAATTCCCCATCAAGATTAACGGATCTGTGATTAATAACAACTCGATCTAA
- the LOC125028556 gene encoding uncharacterized protein LOC125028556 — translation MAPTQNKNSSEVNAASSEVKCCHCGEMKSSWDMFLPITHRGSFFQDSFFSNIHQHFDAAVKEVLDKWSSSDIRLTNHTEDANIRHSDVIGRYRRLRSIDLKEENQAVTVTSDDTSHKVVLDVHEFLGGDVTVKVVGEKELVVEGRVEKKAEGNSCAALHSFRRRFSLPRLTDMAAITSAMSSDGVLTITVPKLENEDNQRTTIIPIKIEETNSQTKASKTIASQNTNKQEIRCEHCSRDAISKKETNKAVSETCVKKESESCESETRSSALNSFAGHNVFPIVRRGLFFDDSFFQESWKDFQRAVKEVLNKWGEQSSIGDDLTRYRSLRSRDLREENQAVTSSEDERQHKFVLDVKDFSDGGEISVKAVNDRELVVEGRKEKQGDGSRCSQQFLRRFVVPGDIQLDAVTSVVSSDGVLTISAPKKQPKLQVREVSVPISIEGKKTDPAVTAMQSGNLKSNEASTGAVAKENKPQNATPVPSAISAPSKVPSTASSTRGNLKSNEASTGAIAKENKPQNATPVPSAISAPSKVPSTSSLTRGHEETSSSNQKGDSQQHTTVIPVKVQGTEEIPERQTCSPSKTSTGGRDEDASTRSTSFAARGKGSDAEEGNQEDKDLYKLKGSGAKFPIKINGSVINSNSA, via the exons ATGGCTCCCACTCAGAACAAGAACTCAAGTGAGGTTAATGCAGCTTCGTCTGAGGTTAAATGTTGCCACTGCGGAGAGATGAAGAGCTCGTGGGACATGTTCCTTCCCATCACTCACAGGGGAAGCTTCTTCCAGGACTCCTTCTTCTCAAACATTCACCAGCACTTCGACGCTGCCGTCAAGGAGGTCCTGGACAAGTGGAGTAGCTCTGACATCAGGCTGACTAACCACACGGAGGACGCGAACATCCGCCACAGTGATGTCATTGGCCGATACAGAAGACTTCGATCCATCGACCTGAAGGAGGAGAACCAGGCTGTCACTGTCACGTCGGATGACACAAGTCACAAG GTGGTGCTGGACGTGCATGAGTTCTTGGGAGGAGACGTGACGGTGAAGGTGGTCGGCGAGAAGGAGCTGGTGGTGGAAGGACGCGTGGAAAAGAAGGCGGAGGGAAATTCCTGTGCGGCGCTGCACTCCTTCAGACGCCGCTTCTCCCTGCCACGCCTTACCGACATGGCGGCCATCACCTCCGCCATGTCCTCCGACGGTGTTCTCACCATCACAGTGCCCAAACTG GAGAATGAAGACAATCAAAGGActaccatcatccccatcaagaTCGAAGAGACGAATTCACAGACAAAGGCTTCCAAAACAATAGCttcacaaaacacaaataaacaggaAATCAGATGCGAACACTGCAGCCGGGACGCCATCTCCAAGAAGGAGACCAACAAAGCAGTCAGTGAAACGTGTgtcaagaaagagagcgagtccTGTGAATCCGAGACAAGATCCTCGGCACTAAATTCCTTCGCTGGACATAACGTCTTCCCGATCGTGCGCAGAGGACTCTTCTTCGACGATTCCTTCTTCCAGGAAAGCTGGAAGGATTTCCAGAGGGCGGTGAAGGAAGTGCTGAACAAGTGGGGGGAACAGTCCTCCATTGGCGACGACCTAACGCGCTACAGAAGTCTCCGAAGCCGTGATTTGAGAGAAGAAAACCAAGCTGTCACTTCCTCGGAGGATGAACGTCAACACAAG TTCGTTCTTGACGTGAAAGATTTCAGCGACGGCGGAGAGATCAGCGTGAAGGCAGTGAACGACAGAGAGTTGGTGGTCGAAGGTCGCAAAGAGAAGCAGGGAGATGGGTCGAGGTGTTCTCAGCAGTTCCTTCGGCGCTTCGTCGTTCCTGGAGACATCCAACTGGATGCCGTCACCTCAGTCGTATCTTCTGACGGCGTGCTCACTATCTCGGCACCTAAGAAG CAGCCGAAGCTCCAGGTGAGGGAGGTTTCCGTGCCCATAAGCATTGAAGGAAAGAAAACTGATCCTGCCGTCACCGCCATGCAGAGTGGAAATCTCAAATCGAATGAGGCTTCAACAGGCGCTGTCGCAAAGGAAAATAAACCGCAAAATGCCACTCCCGTACCCAGCGCCATCTCCGCTCCGTCTAAGGTACCCTCGACAGCCAGTTCGACTCGCGGAAATCTCAAATCGAATGAGGCTTCAACAGGCGCTATCGCAAAGGAAAATAAACCGCAAAATGCCACTCCCGTACCCAGCGCCATCTCCGCTCCGTCCAAGGTACCCTCGACATCCAGTTTGACTCGCGGACACGAGGAAACTTCATCCTCAAACCAG AAAGGAGATTCTCAGCAGCACACCACCGTAATTCCCGTTAAAGTCCAGGGAACAGAAGAGATTCCAGAGAGGCAGACCTGTTCCCCTTCCAAGACTTCGACAGGAGGTCGAGACGAAGACGCCTCCACCAGATCCACCTCCTTCGccgcgagaggaaaaggaagcgaCGCTGAAGAAGGCAACCAGGAAGATAAGGACCTCTATAAACTGAAGGGAAGCGGAGCCAAGTTCCCCATCAAGATTAACGGGTCTGTGATTAATAGCAATTCCGCGTAA